A window of the Nibribacter ruber genome harbors these coding sequences:
- a CDS encoding TerB family tellurite resistance protein, giving the protein MAEETTLLKDYSDQEKGAYLGALATIASADGNVTDDELEFLRLTSEAAELPANLQQEIESIAKNPSQISLQKCLDVLKGSQLRFSFLTDVISFAKADGEYTQDEQRRISEIGQYLGIDQKQFSILDQFVDKANQAQQQGEDPTSQSFLNKSGFGDMFKNAGISPGMVTGMLGVLAPMVIAGMMNRRGRSSMGGGMMGGMGGGLGGLLGGLLGGGMMSRGGMYGGGRTGGLGSMASILGGLAGRSRYGGMGSGGLGGLLGGILGGGRRGGTGW; this is encoded by the coding sequence ATGGCCGAAGAAACCACCTTACTCAAAGACTACTCAGACCAGGAAAAAGGAGCGTACCTGGGCGCCCTGGCCACCATTGCCTCGGCAGACGGAAACGTAACCGATGACGAGCTGGAGTTTCTGCGTCTTACCTCAGAAGCCGCCGAACTGCCCGCCAACCTGCAGCAGGAAATAGAATCCATTGCCAAGAACCCTTCCCAGATAAGCCTGCAGAAGTGCCTGGACGTGCTAAAGGGCAGCCAGCTGCGGTTCTCGTTTCTGACAGACGTGATCAGTTTCGCGAAGGCTGACGGAGAATACACCCAGGACGAGCAGAGGCGCATTTCTGAGATTGGCCAGTACCTGGGCATTGACCAGAAGCAGTTCAGCATCCTGGACCAGTTTGTGGACAAGGCCAACCAGGCGCAGCAACAGGGCGAAGACCCTACCTCTCAGTCCTTCCTGAACAAAAGCGGCTTTGGCGACATGTTCAAAAACGCCGGAATCTCGCCGGGCATGGTTACCGGTATGCTGGGCGTTCTGGCGCCCATGGTCATTGCCGGCATGATGAACCGCCGCGGCCGCAGCAGCATGGGTGGCGGTATGATGGGAGGCATGGGCGGCGGCCTTGGCGGACTTTTAGGAGGTCTGCTGGGCGGCGGCATGATGAGCAGAGGCGGCATGTACGGCGGTGGCCGCACGGGAGGCCTTGGTTCTATGGCCTCTATTCTGGGTGGCTTGGCCGGGCGAAGCCGTTACGGCGGTATGGGTTCCGGCGGATTAGGTGGCCTGCTAGGCGGAATCTTAGGCGGCGGCCGCCGTGGCGGGACCGGCTGGTAA
- a CDS encoding Glu/Leu/Phe/Val dehydrogenase dimerization domain-containing protein, with the protein MKDLLAKFETKRPEIVFEWKDAETEAEGWVVINSLRGGAAGGGTRMRKGLDKREVESLAKTMEVKFTVSGPAIGGAKSGINFDPADPRKKGVLERWYKAVFPLLKNYYGTGGDLNVDEIHEVIPITEEYGLWHPQEGVVNGHFQATEPQKINKIGQLRQGVSKVIEDANYSPSLSRKYNVADMITGYGVAEAVRHYYQIWGGELKGKRAIIQGWGNVGAAAAYYLASEGVQIVGIIDRAGGLINPEGFAFEEIKDLFLNRRGNTLYAENLLSFEDTNARIWDLESEIFIPAAASRLVTKEQVERMRQHGLEVISSGANVPFQDPEIFFGPTGEFADQHVSVIPDFIANCGMARVFAYLMEQDVEITDEAIFTDISRTIGQALEKTHARHPEKTEIAKTSFEIALSQLL; encoded by the coding sequence ATGAAAGACTTACTGGCCAAATTTGAGACGAAACGTCCTGAGATTGTTTTTGAGTGGAAAGACGCTGAAACCGAGGCCGAAGGCTGGGTGGTCATCAACTCCTTGAGAGGTGGCGCGGCTGGCGGCGGAACCCGCATGCGCAAAGGCCTGGACAAGCGCGAAGTAGAATCTCTGGCCAAAACCATGGAAGTGAAGTTCACCGTCTCTGGCCCAGCTATTGGCGGCGCCAAGTCGGGCATCAACTTTGACCCGGCAGACCCTAGAAAGAAAGGCGTGCTGGAGCGTTGGTACAAAGCGGTGTTCCCCTTATTGAAAAATTACTACGGCACCGGCGGCGACCTAAACGTGGACGAGATCCATGAAGTAATTCCTATCACCGAAGAATATGGCCTGTGGCACCCACAGGAGGGCGTAGTAAATGGACACTTCCAGGCCACTGAACCACAGAAAATCAACAAGATAGGTCAGTTGCGCCAAGGCGTAAGCAAAGTGATTGAAGACGCCAACTATTCTCCTTCGCTTAGCCGCAAATACAACGTAGCCGACATGATTACGGGCTATGGCGTGGCTGAGGCGGTTCGTCATTATTATCAAATCTGGGGTGGTGAGCTGAAGGGTAAGCGCGCCATCATTCAGGGATGGGGTAACGTAGGCGCGGCGGCGGCTTATTATTTAGCCAGTGAAGGTGTGCAGATTGTAGGCATCATTGACCGTGCCGGCGGCTTAATCAATCCAGAAGGCTTCGCGTTTGAAGAGATTAAAGACCTGTTCTTAAACCGCAGAGGCAATACTTTGTACGCAGAGAACCTCTTGTCTTTTGAAGACACCAACGCCCGCATCTGGGATTTGGAGTCTGAGATTTTCATTCCGGCAGCGGCGTCTAGATTGGTGACCAAAGAGCAGGTGGAACGCATGCGCCAACACGGCTTAGAAGTGATTTCCTCTGGGGCCAACGTACCGTTCCAGGACCCAGAAATCTTCTTCGGTCCTACGGGTGAGTTCGCCGACCAGCATGTGTCTGTCATTCCAGACTTTATTGCCAACTGCGGCATGGCCCGCGTATTTGCTTACTTGATGGAGCAGGACGTGGAGATTACAGATGAGGCCATTTTCACAGATATCTCTAGAACCATTGGCCAAGCACTGGAGAAAACCCACGCGCGTCATCCAGAGAAAACAGAGATTGCCAAGACCTCTTTTGAGATTGCCTTGAGCCAGTTGCTCTAG
- a CDS encoding mechanosensitive ion channel family protein, whose amino-acid sequence MKEQLETILEQVYLGNTVEQYFLFIGIMLCGFLFKEILSKLLTSILFRVMVKRFSSEVTMQEFRRLLVVPLEALTFLVFLYIAFDRLNYPPELGLPAKDELGLKRVLQRIYSIFLIFSLTWVVMRLVDFVGMIFSKRAARTQSKLDDQLVPFFVDFIKVIVVIIGFFVMLGTVFKVNVAGLVAGLGVGGLAIAFAAKESLENLLASFTIFLDHPFVVGDLVQVGEVQGTIEKIGFRSTRIRTMEKSYVTLPNKHMIDKPLDNLTLRTFRRVKFDIMLTYNTTSAQIKSIVRDIQHFIDHYPRTNQDGRVRFMNLGAHSKDVMVLYFIDTIDWDEYVNIKEEINYKIVEIVEQHGAAFAFPTQTVIMQKED is encoded by the coding sequence ATGAAGGAACAACTTGAGACCATACTAGAGCAGGTCTATCTGGGCAACACGGTAGAACAGTATTTCCTGTTCATAGGCATTATGCTCTGCGGCTTCCTGTTCAAAGAGATTCTATCCAAGCTCCTCACCTCCATCTTGTTCAGAGTCATGGTGAAACGCTTCTCCTCTGAGGTCACCATGCAGGAGTTCAGGCGGCTGCTGGTAGTCCCATTAGAGGCGCTCACGTTTCTGGTCTTTCTCTACATTGCGTTTGATCGGCTTAACTATCCGCCAGAACTGGGACTGCCCGCCAAAGATGAACTGGGCCTGAAGCGCGTGCTGCAGCGCATTTACAGCATCTTCCTGATCTTCTCGCTCACGTGGGTGGTCATGCGCCTGGTAGACTTTGTGGGCATGATTTTCTCCAAGCGCGCCGCCCGTACGCAGTCTAAGCTGGATGACCAGCTGGTGCCGTTCTTCGTGGATTTCATTAAGGTGATTGTGGTCATCATCGGCTTCTTTGTGATGCTGGGCACGGTCTTTAAGGTGAATGTGGCAGGTCTGGTGGCAGGTTTGGGCGTGGGTGGTTTGGCCATTGCCTTCGCCGCCAAGGAAAGCCTGGAGAACCTGCTGGCGTCCTTCACCATTTTCCTGGACCACCCTTTTGTGGTAGGAGACTTGGTGCAAGTGGGCGAAGTGCAGGGCACCATTGAGAAGATTGGCTTCCGGAGCACGCGCATACGCACCATGGAGAAAAGCTACGTGACTCTGCCCAACAAGCACATGATTGACAAGCCCCTGGACAACCTCACGCTGCGCACGTTCAGACGGGTCAAGTTTGACATCATGCTCACCTACAACACCACCTCGGCGCAGATAAAATCCATTGTCCGTGACATCCAGCACTTTATTGACCATTACCCGCGCACCAACCAAGACGGCCGCGTGCGTTTCATGAACCTGGGGGCCCACTCCAAGGACGTGATGGTGCTGTACTTTATTGACACCATTGACTGGGACGAGTACGTGAACATCAAGGAAGAAATCAACTACAAGATTGTGGAGATTGTAGAGCAGCACGGCGCTGCGTTCGCGTTCCCAACGCAGACGGTCATCATGCAGAAGGAAGACTGA
- a CDS encoding carboxypeptidase-like regulatory domain-containing protein, whose protein sequence is MFKNRLTVTVPEPCHEDWNAMTRHDKGRYCNSCQKTVVDFTFMTDAEVVRWLSKQKGNTCGRFTEKQLARELIASTPSNNSWTWRAVALGLSAWLSTKTVEAQTKSSTPSSQQPVFTAIRVQPNATMTTSSQDSEVVLKGQVIDAETNEPLPGVSILLKGTRIASVTNGEGRFILDVPSKNLGGEPVLTFSFIGYKEQERLLNNLQISSSIIIQLQAENKPIDEVVIVGGAFPIYKWYTPRGLYQRVHNLFH, encoded by the coding sequence ATGTTTAAAAACCGGCTTACCGTCACAGTACCTGAACCTTGCCATGAGGATTGGAACGCTATGACGCGCCACGACAAAGGCAGATACTGCAACAGTTGCCAGAAGACGGTAGTGGACTTCACCTTCATGACAGATGCGGAAGTAGTGCGCTGGTTGAGCAAGCAGAAAGGAAACACTTGCGGACGGTTTACTGAGAAGCAATTAGCCAGAGAACTTATCGCTTCTACACCTTCTAACAATAGCTGGACGTGGCGGGCAGTGGCTTTAGGACTTTCAGCGTGGTTGAGCACTAAGACAGTTGAGGCGCAAACTAAAAGTAGTACACCTTCTTCTCAACAGCCGGTTTTTACAGCCATCAGAGTTCAGCCTAATGCAACAATGACTACTTCTTCACAGGACAGCGAAGTAGTTCTAAAAGGACAAGTTATAGATGCTGAAACAAACGAGCCTCTTCCCGGAGTTTCCATACTTTTAAAAGGAACTAGAATTGCATCTGTTACCAATGGAGAAGGGAGATTCATTTTAGATGTACCAAGTAAAAATTTAGGTGGAGAACCTGTTTTAACATTCTCTTTTATTGGGTATAAAGAACAAGAAAGACTATTGAATAACCTCCAAATTAGTTCTTCAATAATCATACAACTACAAGCAGAAAATAAGCCAATTGATGAAGTGGTGATAGTAGGTGGTGCCTTCCCAATTTACAAATGGTACACGCCCCGTGGCTTGTATCAAAGGGTACACAACCTCTTCCACTAA
- a CDS encoding sensor histidine kinase: MIPTSIYSKKARIKLLIMTVALVIGASTVIYTNLLVAKLSEREQQLIDLYAKGLRYMNNADINSGNLVFIQEEIIDANRSVPVILTDENEEPIAYKNLTLPQKISKKRENNLLRREIAKMKLQHKPIVVEEPGVFKNYIFYKDSELLTQLRYYPYVQLTVIACLSLIAYYAFSYSRKAEQNRVWVGLAKETAHQLGTPLSSLMAWYEYMKGSPRFDNEPIVEELGKDVRRLEIITERFSNIGSVPILKDEPLKKVVENAIGYLRNRVSQKVAFYIESEFPEETTAKVNIPLFEWVIENICKNAVDAMEGKGSITLRITKSNTKNAIALDIQDTGKGIPKTKQEEVFVPGFTTKKRGWGLGLALARRIIENYHQGRLFVKNSEVGKGTTFRMVLNR, translated from the coding sequence ATGATTCCAACCTCCATTTATTCTAAAAAAGCCCGGATTAAGCTCCTCATCATGACCGTTGCCCTGGTCATTGGCGCTTCTACCGTGATTTATACCAACCTCTTGGTGGCCAAACTCTCTGAGCGCGAACAACAGCTCATTGACTTGTACGCCAAAGGGTTACGCTATATGAACAACGCTGACATTAACAGCGGTAACCTGGTGTTCATACAGGAGGAAATCATTGACGCCAACCGTTCTGTGCCCGTGATTCTTACGGATGAGAACGAAGAACCCATCGCTTATAAGAACCTCACACTGCCCCAAAAGATTTCAAAAAAGCGCGAAAATAACCTTCTGCGCCGTGAAATTGCCAAGATGAAGCTCCAGCACAAACCCATAGTGGTGGAGGAGCCGGGCGTGTTCAAAAACTATATTTTCTACAAGGATTCTGAACTGCTCACCCAGTTGCGCTACTATCCTTATGTGCAGTTGACTGTTATCGCCTGTCTTTCTTTGATTGCCTACTACGCCTTCAGTTATTCGCGCAAGGCAGAGCAGAACCGGGTGTGGGTAGGTCTGGCCAAGGAGACTGCGCACCAGTTGGGCACCCCGCTTTCCTCGCTCATGGCCTGGTATGAGTACATGAAAGGAAGCCCTCGGTTTGACAACGAGCCCATTGTGGAGGAACTGGGCAAGGACGTGCGAAGGCTGGAGATTATCACCGAGCGTTTCTCCAACATCGGGTCTGTGCCTATTTTAAAAGACGAGCCTTTGAAAAAGGTGGTGGAAAACGCCATCGGCTACCTGCGCAACCGCGTGTCCCAGAAGGTGGCCTTTTATATAGAGTCTGAGTTCCCCGAGGAGACCACGGCCAAGGTCAACATCCCGCTGTTTGAGTGGGTAATTGAGAACATCTGCAAGAACGCCGTTGATGCCATGGAGGGCAAAGGCAGTATCACGCTCCGTATCACCAAGAGCAACACCAAGAACGCCATCGCGCTAGACATCCAAGACACGGGCAAAGGCATCCCGAAGACCAAGCAGGAAGAAGTCTTCGTGCCGGGCTTCACGACCAAAAAGCGCGGTTGGGGCTTAGGTTTGGCACTAGCCAGGCGTATTATTGAGAACTACCACCAAGGGAGGCTCTTCGTGAAGAACTCTGAGGTAGGGAAGGGTACTACCTTTAGAATGGTCTTGAACCGGTAG
- the hemA gene encoding glutamyl-tRNA reductase — protein sequence MFQNFRAVSLSHKKAPLDIRELIALDEGSCRQFLQTLKTYIQATDILVLSTCNRTEVYYTADSDYSQEIVKLLGISKGIQNISQYLDYFTIVNEHADAVLHLFNVAMGLEAQVVGDMQISNQVKQAYQWSVDNEAAGPFLHRLLHTIFFTNKRVVQETSFRDGAASTSYAALELVESLTTEVANPKILVVGLGEIGADVCRHLKDSEFQNVKISNRTQAKAQILADECGLEVVAFENLVEAMKEADVIISSVARDEPFFTKEMVSRLEVLTYKFFIDLSVPRSVEPEVESVPGVLLYNIDTIQSKASEALQRRLESVPHVKQIITESIASFEDWSKEMNVSPTIQKLKNALETIRQEEMARYMKKVSAEEARHIDDITKSMMQKIIKLPVLQLKAACKRGEAETLIDVLTDLFDLEKQSAEAHS from the coding sequence ATGTTCCAAAACTTTAGAGCCGTCAGTCTTTCACATAAAAAAGCGCCTTTAGACATAAGGGAGCTGATCGCGTTGGATGAGGGGTCGTGCCGACAGTTCCTGCAAACGCTCAAAACATACATCCAAGCTACTGACATCCTTGTACTTTCTACGTGCAACCGCACGGAGGTATACTATACCGCTGATTCTGACTACAGCCAAGAGATTGTGAAGCTGTTGGGCATCAGCAAGGGAATCCAGAATATTTCACAGTACCTAGACTACTTTACCATTGTCAATGAGCACGCAGACGCCGTTCTGCATTTGTTCAACGTGGCCATGGGCCTAGAGGCGCAGGTGGTAGGTGACATGCAGATTTCTAACCAAGTGAAGCAAGCGTACCAGTGGAGCGTGGACAACGAGGCCGCCGGCCCGTTCCTGCACCGCCTGTTGCACACCATCTTCTTCACCAACAAGCGCGTAGTACAAGAGACCTCGTTCCGTGACGGAGCCGCCTCTACCTCTTACGCCGCCCTGGAGCTGGTAGAAAGCCTGACCACCGAGGTAGCCAACCCTAAAATCTTAGTCGTAGGCCTGGGTGAGATTGGCGCCGATGTGTGCCGTCACTTGAAAGACTCTGAATTCCAGAACGTAAAAATCTCTAACCGTACCCAAGCCAAAGCCCAAATCTTAGCTGATGAGTGCGGTCTGGAAGTGGTTGCGTTTGAGAATCTGGTAGAGGCCATGAAAGAGGCTGATGTCATCATCTCCTCAGTGGCCCGCGATGAGCCGTTCTTCACCAAAGAGATGGTAAGCCGTCTGGAGGTCTTGACTTACAAGTTCTTTATTGACCTGAGCGTACCGCGCAGTGTAGAGCCAGAAGTAGAAAGCGTGCCGGGTGTGTTGCTGTACAACATTGACACCATCCAGAGCAAAGCTTCTGAGGCCCTGCAACGCCGTCTTGAGTCTGTACCGCATGTGAAGCAGATTATCACAGAGTCCATTGCTTCTTTTGAGGACTGGAGCAAAGAGATGAACGTCTCCCCTACCATCCAGAAACTGAAGAACGCCCTAGAGACTATCCGTCAGGAAGAGATGGCCCGTTACATGAAGAAGGTTTCTGCCGAAGAAGCCAGGCACATTGACGACATCACCAAGTCCATGATGCAGAAAATCATCAAGTTGCCGGTGCTTCAATTGAAAGCCGCCTGCAAACGCGGGGAGGCCGAGACCCTGATTGACGTCTTAACTGACCTGTTTGATTTAGAGAAACAATCCGCCGAGGCACATTCATAA
- a CDS encoding helix-turn-helix transcriptional regulator, whose amino-acid sequence MDSESLNRFDRIVAMLQHLQSGRTVKAQELADRFQVSLRTVYRDIRSLEASGVPVTGEAGVGYSLLDGYRLPPVMFTHEEAGSFVAAEKLMQKFSDKALGAHFESAMYKVKSVLRGSAKDRVAALEAQIWVDSSTTQLFNQHTPHVLDVLFDSMALKKQVALQYQAFSAEEATERLIEPVGLFHENNFWYIMGYCHLREDYRQFRTDRMLQIKLTDRPFSKEHGPLSEYRKPKSPSEKVKVVLRVEKKFAKYIQTSRNYYGFVSEEVAEEYVEMTFMTDYQCEGMARWFLMFGDCAQILEPESLKQQVSDIIARVQASLALQPEPIYG is encoded by the coding sequence ATGGACAGCGAATCACTTAACCGTTTTGACCGCATAGTAGCCATGTTGCAGCATTTGCAGTCGGGCCGCACGGTAAAGGCCCAGGAACTGGCAGACCGGTTTCAGGTGAGCCTGCGCACCGTGTACCGCGACATCCGGTCCCTGGAAGCCTCGGGCGTGCCCGTCACCGGCGAGGCCGGCGTGGGCTACTCCCTGCTGGACGGCTACCGCTTGCCGCCCGTCATGTTCACGCATGAAGAGGCCGGCAGCTTTGTGGCCGCAGAGAAACTGATGCAGAAGTTCAGTGACAAGGCCCTGGGCGCGCATTTTGAGTCTGCCATGTACAAGGTAAAATCTGTGCTGCGGGGCAGCGCCAAAGATAGAGTAGCCGCCCTGGAGGCGCAGATTTGGGTAGACTCCTCTACCACGCAGCTGTTCAACCAGCACACGCCCCATGTGTTAGACGTGCTCTTTGACAGCATGGCCCTCAAGAAGCAGGTGGCCCTCCAGTACCAGGCCTTCAGTGCTGAGGAAGCCACTGAGCGCCTCATTGAACCTGTGGGCCTGTTCCACGAAAACAATTTCTGGTACATCATGGGCTACTGCCATCTGCGCGAAGATTACCGCCAGTTCAGGACGGACCGCATGCTCCAGATAAAATTAACGGACCGGCCCTTCAGCAAAGAGCACGGCCCGTTATCAGAATATAGAAAGCCCAAATCGCCTTCTGAGAAAGTAAAAGTGGTGTTACGGGTAGAGAAAAAGTTTGCCAAATACATCCAGACCAGCCGCAACTATTATGGGTTTGTCTCTGAAGAGGTAGCCGAAGAGTATGTGGAGATGACCTTCATGACCGATTACCAATGCGAGGGCATGGCCCGCTGGTTTCTCATGTTTGGAGACTGCGCCCAGATTCTGGAGCCCGAAAGCCTAAAGCAGCAGGTAAGCGACATCATTGCCAGAGTGCAGGCATCCTTAGCGCTACAACCAGAGCCCA
- a CDS encoding ArsR/SmtB family transcription factor, with translation MKSLLSRVESKKIDKAASMLKVLAHPKRLAIVDLLGKEDKMTVTEIYNYLDLPQAIASQHLITLKDKGVLSSFKVGTKIYYSLSIPKLIDVIDCLEECCGDL, from the coding sequence ATGAAAAGTTTATTATCCAGAGTTGAATCTAAGAAGATAGATAAGGCGGCGTCCATGCTGAAGGTGTTGGCGCATCCTAAAAGGTTGGCCATCGTGGATCTTCTGGGTAAGGAAGACAAAATGACCGTGACGGAAATCTATAATTACTTGGATTTGCCTCAGGCCATCGCCTCACAGCATTTGATTACCTTGAAAGACAAGGGAGTTCTTTCTTCCTTTAAGGTGGGCACCAAAATCTATTATTCCCTTTCCATCCCTAAGCTGATTGATGTGATTGACTGCCTGGAGGAATGTTGCGGTGACCTGTAA
- a CDS encoding anhydro-N-acetylmuramic acid kinase, translating into MATYHVIGIMSGTSLDGVDLAYCRFTYNEKNWIYKILNTETLPYTDVWLKLLSTLTEASAAEIIATDRAYGRYLGELVKNFVEANKLSVDFVSSHGHTIFHQPQLDITFQVGSGAYLAAAAGLPVVCDFRTLDIALGGQGAPLVPIGDKLLFSGYDFCLNLGGISNISQEGSDRRVAFDISCCNMLLNHLAEELGFAYDRNGELARQGQLQQDLFEKLNEAAYFSAAYPKSIGKEWADENSLKVLSHSKASTQDKLHTACHHIGYQIAQSVKQHASQAHGKLLLTGGGAFNSFLVEQIQHYLGPTFEVVVPEPELVNFKEALIFAFLGVLRWRQENNCLQSVTGASQDNCGGAIYWM; encoded by the coding sequence ATGGCGACTTACCATGTTATAGGAATAATGTCTGGCACCTCCCTTGACGGAGTTGACTTAGCTTATTGCAGATTTACGTATAATGAAAAGAATTGGATATATAAAATCCTTAATACTGAAACACTTCCATATACAGATGTTTGGCTGAAGCTTCTTTCTACCCTCACAGAAGCTAGCGCCGCCGAGATAATCGCCACTGACAGGGCCTACGGGCGCTATTTAGGTGAGCTAGTAAAAAACTTCGTGGAGGCAAATAAACTTTCGGTTGATTTTGTCTCTTCGCACGGCCATACCATTTTTCACCAGCCCCAATTGGACATCACGTTCCAGGTGGGGAGCGGCGCTTATCTAGCCGCGGCGGCTGGTTTACCCGTGGTCTGCGACTTCAGAACCCTGGACATTGCCTTGGGCGGACAAGGCGCCCCGCTGGTGCCCATCGGGGACAAACTGCTGTTCTCTGGCTATGACTTCTGCCTGAACCTAGGCGGTATCTCCAATATCTCGCAGGAAGGGTCAGACCGCCGCGTGGCCTTTGACATCTCCTGCTGCAACATGCTCCTGAACCACTTGGCTGAGGAATTAGGCTTTGCCTATGACCGAAACGGCGAGCTGGCCAGACAAGGACAGTTGCAACAAGACCTGTTTGAGAAACTGAATGAGGCCGCTTATTTCTCAGCGGCCTATCCAAAGTCCATCGGTAAGGAATGGGCAGATGAGAACAGCCTCAAGGTCTTAAGCCACTCCAAAGCATCTACCCAAGACAAACTACACACGGCATGTCATCACATTGGCTACCAGATTGCCCAGTCTGTGAAACAGCACGCCTCTCAGGCCCACGGCAAACTCTTGTTGACGGGCGGCGGAGCGTTCAACAGCTTTCTGGTGGAGCAGATTCAACACTACTTAGGACCAACGTTTGAAGTGGTAGTACCGGAGCCAGAGCTGGTTAATTTCAAAGAGGCCCTCATCTTCGCGTTTCTGGGCGTGTTGCGCTGGCGCCAGGAAAACAACTGTCTGCAAAGCGTAACCGGTGCCAGCCAGGACAACTGCGGCGGTGCCATTTACTGGATGTAA